The following proteins come from a genomic window of Heyndrickxia acidicola:
- a CDS encoding ABC transporter substrate-binding protein — protein MKRRLLNGSIVMLLICMVILSGCSGSSSASGSTGQKVQVNFWYTWVGEEGSHMQQLIKEFNASQNKIEVVGLSQGDEQKQMTAIVGNNPPDLASQYNQDNVASWSAKGVMTPLDDFMKKDHYDTSDFLPATMKAVQYNGKTYALPLGMNTWMLYYNKDILAKAGIKNPPQTMQELKADAEKLSVVDKNGNLNRIGLWPDQDPTMYMYSFGGSIWDPAKKEVTPDNPGFKATVEFYKDLWDKYGSSSLDRYGSGLGNYASAQNPFFAGKSAMTFDGEWLTTFIKEYAPNLHYGAAPIPYDAAHPEAKNAGYVNVNALYIPRGAKHPQEAWEFLKWLTSKEQMMKFDIALGNLAPRKSALNDPAFSKVPGFTEFLKYSQGPKMSVHPQLPFMTEYMQQVLTEYDAILRGKTTVDAGLKSIKDKIQPLVQSNQ, from the coding sequence ATGAAAAGAAGATTATTGAATGGCTCAATTGTTATGCTTCTGATCTGTATGGTTATTCTTAGCGGGTGCAGCGGCAGTTCCTCAGCAAGCGGCAGTACAGGACAAAAAGTGCAAGTCAATTTTTGGTACACGTGGGTCGGTGAAGAAGGCAGCCACATGCAGCAGCTGATCAAAGAATTTAATGCCAGTCAGAATAAAATAGAAGTCGTCGGCTTAAGCCAAGGCGATGAACAAAAGCAAATGACAGCAATCGTTGGAAACAACCCTCCTGATTTAGCCAGTCAATACAATCAGGACAACGTAGCTTCCTGGAGCGCCAAAGGCGTCATGACGCCGCTGGATGATTTTATGAAGAAAGACCACTATGATACGAGTGACTTCTTGCCCGCCACTATGAAAGCAGTTCAATACAATGGAAAAACCTATGCCCTTCCTCTTGGCATGAATACGTGGATGCTGTATTACAACAAAGATATTTTAGCAAAAGCGGGAATTAAAAATCCTCCGCAAACCATGCAGGAGTTAAAAGCCGACGCAGAAAAATTAAGCGTTGTAGATAAAAACGGAAATCTAAACCGAATTGGTTTATGGCCTGATCAGGATCCAACCATGTATATGTATTCTTTTGGAGGAAGCATTTGGGATCCAGCAAAAAAAGAAGTAACACCTGATAATCCTGGCTTTAAAGCGACGGTTGAGTTTTATAAAGACCTGTGGGACAAGTACGGCTCCAGTAGCCTTGATCGCTACGGCTCCGGCCTCGGCAACTATGCTTCCGCACAAAATCCATTTTTCGCTGGAAAATCAGCCATGACCTTTGATGGAGAATGGTTAACAACCTTTATCAAAGAATATGCTCCTAATTTGCATTATGGTGCTGCGCCTATCCCATACGATGCAGCTCACCCTGAAGCGAAAAACGCCGGTTATGTCAATGTCAATGCACTTTATATTCCAAGAGGGGCAAAGCATCCTCAGGAAGCATGGGAATTTTTAAAATGGCTGACGTCAAAAGAACAAATGATGAAATTTGATATCGCTTTGGGAAATCTGGCTCCTAGAAAGAGCGCCTTAAATGATCCAGCATTTTCAAAAGTCCCAGGCTTTACTGAATTCCTGAAATACTCGCAAGGACCAAAAATGAGCGTACATCCGCAATTACCATTTATGACTGAGTATATGCAGCAAGTTTTAACAGAATATGATGCTATCCTGCGAGGAAAAACGACTGTAGATGCCGGATTAAAGAGCATAAAAGATAAAATTCAGCCATTGGTACAAAGCAATCAGTAA
- a CDS encoding glycoside hydrolase family 3 N-terminal domain-containing protein — protein MKTVKTNIQSILEQMTLDEKISQLLQLAAPFFNGSKESGQITGPMAEMGISDEDVRNSGSVLGAAGAKEVIHIQEAHLKENRLGIPLLFMADIIHGYKTIFPVPLAIGCSWNPELAQKSAEIAAKEAAVSGIHVTFAPMVDLVRDPRWGRVMESTGEDPFLNSVFARAFVRGFQGDDLTGDKEKVAACVKHFAAYGAAEGGRDYNTVDMSERQLREYYLPAYKAALDEGCQMVMTAFNILDGIPSTGNKKLMRDLLREEWGFDGVLISDWGAVKELIPHGTAANKAEAALKAITAGVDIEMMTSCYVHHLKELVEKGNLNTALIDEAVLRILRLKETLGLFDNPYRGANVKREKEVIRCESHLELSRELAVKSCVLLKNEGVLPLKPDQKIALIGPFAQSGDLLGAWSWLGSKEDTVQLYDGLKERAPHSHISVSQGCDIETGTEEQRNAAFKAAGEVDIIVLALGESSNMSGEASCRSDIRLPQVQLDLIAKLKELNKPMVTVLFNGRPLDLHGVADETDAVLEAWYPGSEGGRAVADLLYGEAVPTGRLSMSFPYSAGQIPVYYNQFNTGRPKDAPDAQEYYVSRYLDIPNEPLFPFGFGLSYTSFSYSDAKLSAAHMTLETPFKVSVCVTNTGEIPGEEIVQLYVRDITGEVVRPLKELKAFQHVFLQAGETKEVTFTLTEEQLRYHHADLAYKSDAGSFAVYVGPNSRDAVEMIFNLEK, from the coding sequence ATGAAAACGGTGAAAACGAATATACAGTCTATTTTGGAACAAATGACGCTCGACGAAAAAATTTCTCAGTTACTTCAGTTAGCTGCTCCTTTTTTTAATGGATCGAAGGAAAGCGGTCAGATTACCGGTCCAATGGCTGAGATGGGGATCTCAGATGAAGATGTGCGAAACAGTGGATCGGTACTCGGGGCTGCAGGAGCAAAAGAAGTGATTCACATTCAAGAAGCCCATTTAAAGGAGAATCGATTGGGGATTCCGCTGCTATTTATGGCGGATATTATTCACGGGTATAAAACCATCTTTCCTGTGCCGCTCGCTATTGGATGTTCCTGGAATCCTGAACTGGCACAAAAAAGTGCAGAAATTGCAGCAAAGGAAGCAGCTGTTTCAGGCATTCATGTGACTTTTGCTCCTATGGTGGACCTTGTTCGGGATCCGCGCTGGGGAAGGGTAATGGAATCCACTGGGGAGGATCCGTTTTTAAACAGCGTGTTTGCACGAGCTTTTGTCAGGGGGTTTCAAGGAGATGATTTAACTGGCGACAAAGAAAAAGTTGCAGCCTGTGTTAAACATTTTGCAGCATACGGAGCGGCTGAAGGCGGGAGAGACTATAATACCGTTGATATGTCAGAGCGCCAGCTCAGGGAATACTATTTGCCTGCTTATAAAGCCGCGCTGGATGAAGGCTGCCAAATGGTGATGACTGCTTTTAATATTTTGGACGGTATTCCATCAACTGGAAATAAAAAACTCATGCGTGATCTGCTTCGAGAGGAATGGGGATTTGATGGGGTGTTGATTTCGGATTGGGGAGCCGTCAAAGAACTCATTCCGCACGGCACAGCAGCAAATAAAGCGGAGGCAGCTTTAAAAGCCATTACAGCTGGTGTAGATATTGAAATGATGACATCCTGCTATGTACATCATTTGAAAGAACTGGTGGAAAAGGGGAATCTTAATACAGCGTTGATTGACGAGGCCGTTTTGCGTATTCTCCGTTTGAAGGAAACGTTAGGGCTGTTTGACAATCCATACCGGGGAGCGAATGTAAAGCGCGAGAAGGAAGTTATTCGGTGTGAAAGTCATTTGGAGCTTTCTAGGGAGCTTGCTGTGAAGTCATGTGTATTATTAAAAAACGAAGGCGTTCTGCCGCTGAAGCCAGATCAAAAAATTGCGCTAATTGGTCCGTTTGCACAAAGCGGAGATTTATTGGGAGCATGGTCATGGTTGGGGTCGAAAGAAGATACAGTTCAGCTGTATGATGGCTTAAAAGAAAGAGCTCCCCATTCTCACATATCGGTCTCTCAAGGCTGTGACATCGAAACGGGAACAGAGGAGCAGCGAAATGCTGCCTTCAAGGCAGCGGGTGAAGTAGATATTATTGTGCTTGCCCTGGGGGAATCCTCCAATATGAGCGGTGAAGCGAGCTGCCGGTCAGACATCCGTTTGCCTCAGGTGCAGCTCGACTTAATTGCTAAGCTAAAGGAATTAAATAAACCGATGGTGACAGTGTTATTTAATGGCAGACCGCTTGATCTTCATGGGGTGGCGGATGAAACAGATGCAGTATTGGAAGCCTGGTACCCTGGATCAGAAGGCGGGAGGGCAGTTGCCGATCTGTTATATGGAGAGGCTGTGCCAACAGGGCGTTTATCCATGTCCTTCCCGTATTCTGCAGGCCAGATCCCTGTTTATTACAATCAATTTAATACGGGGCGACCTAAAGATGCACCAGATGCTCAGGAATATTATGTGTCACGGTATTTGGATATTCCGAATGAACCCCTTTTTCCATTTGGATTTGGTTTAAGCTACACAAGTTTTTCTTATAGTGATGCAAAATTATCTGCAGCCCATATGACGCTGGAAACACCATTTAAAGTTTCTGTATGTGTAACAAACACAGGAGAAATCCCGGGAGAGGAAATTGTCCAGCTGTATGTGAGGGATATTACAGGGGAGGTTGTCCGTCCTTTAAAAGAGCTGAAGGCTTTTCAACATGTTTTCCTCCAGGCGGGCGAAACGAAGGAAGTAACCTTTACCTTAACTGAAGAGCAGCTCCGCTATCATCATGCAGATTTAGCGTATAAAAGCGATGCCGGAAGCTTTGCCGTTTATGTCGGTCCAAACAGCCGGGACGCGGTTGAAATGATATTCAATTTAGAGAAATAA
- a CDS encoding LacI family DNA-binding transcriptional regulator, with amino-acid sequence MANIKDIAKKAGVSISTVSYALNGSSKITEETTERIVAIAKELNYIPNAAGRNLKKKETKIIGTFIEDYTGSFFGPIFKGMREALSSKGYELIVCSGVQSHRFIPEKAIDGAIILDVTFSSEELLNYAERGHKLVVLDREVEHPNINQVLLDNKAGAAMAIDYIMEKGHQKLYVLPGRETIYDAKQRLQAVREAIKRYPHINYIEFEGGADVELATEQMIKEYTQPAAVFCFNDETAIGMYNYLAGTKYHVGEHIHIVGFDNIDLAAYMQPRLATIDFSRYNWGYLAAENLLKMIANEEVEPKLIDVTLIEGKSVQAYPRV; translated from the coding sequence ATGGCGAATATTAAGGACATTGCTAAAAAAGCAGGCGTTTCTATTTCAACGGTTTCCTACGCATTAAATGGAAGCTCGAAAATTACGGAAGAAACAACGGAACGGATTGTGGCAATTGCCAAAGAACTAAACTATATTCCAAATGCAGCCGGAAGAAACCTAAAGAAGAAAGAGACCAAGATTATCGGAACCTTTATAGAAGATTACACCGGTTCGTTTTTTGGGCCTATTTTCAAAGGAATGCGTGAAGCTTTAAGCAGCAAAGGATATGAATTGATTGTTTGCAGCGGGGTGCAGTCCCATCGATTTATTCCTGAAAAAGCAATAGACGGCGCTATTATTTTGGATGTTACCTTTTCGAGTGAAGAATTATTGAATTATGCAGAGCGGGGACATAAATTAGTGGTGCTTGACAGAGAAGTAGAACATCCAAATATTAATCAGGTATTGCTGGATAACAAAGCCGGGGCTGCAATGGCCATTGATTATATAATGGAAAAGGGCCATCAGAAACTGTATGTTCTTCCAGGCCGCGAAACCATTTATGACGCCAAACAGCGTCTGCAGGCAGTAAGGGAAGCAATCAAGCGTTATCCTCATATCAACTATATCGAATTCGAGGGCGGCGCGGATGTTGAACTGGCCACTGAACAAATGATCAAGGAATATACCCAGCCAGCCGCTGTTTTTTGTTTTAACGATGAAACAGCCATCGGGATGTATAACTATTTGGCTGGTACAAAGTATCATGTTGGCGAGCACATCCATATCGTCGGATTTGATAATATCGATCTTGCTGCTTATATGCAGCCCCGATTGGCGACGATTGATTTTTCAAGATATAACTGGGGATATCTGGCGGCGGAGAATCTCTTGAAAATGATTGCGAATGAAGAGGTAGAACCAAAGCTGATTGATGTGACGTTAATCGAAGGAAAATCTGTTCAGGCCTATCCGCGTGTTTAA
- a CDS encoding sugar phosphate isomerase/epimerase family protein, producing MRIPVAIQMYTLREECERDFAGTLKKVAELGFDGVEFAGYGGLTAGEVRLLLDELGLKAASSHVSLDELESNLTQVIEDQKTLGSRYVVCPYLAPERRSAEDYRALISFLNKAGEVCEKEGITLCYHNHDFELDRLPDGRKALESIFEETHADHVKAELDVYWLAKAGEEPIEWINRYKDRAPLIHLKDMTKDEEQFFAELGTGSIDIDSILQIGENAGVKWWVVEQDMSRRTPFESVEISMNYLKTKLKAASEQK from the coding sequence ATGAGAATTCCAGTTGCGATTCAAATGTATACCCTGCGTGAGGAATGTGAGAGGGATTTTGCCGGTACGTTGAAAAAAGTAGCGGAGCTTGGCTTTGATGGAGTTGAATTTGCTGGATACGGGGGATTAACAGCAGGTGAAGTAAGGCTGTTATTGGATGAACTCGGATTAAAGGCGGCATCCAGCCATGTGTCCCTTGATGAATTGGAAAGCAACCTAACCCAAGTGATTGAAGATCAAAAAACATTAGGAAGCCGCTATGTAGTCTGTCCTTATCTGGCTCCGGAACGCAGGAGTGCTGAGGATTATAGAGCGCTGATTTCGTTTCTGAATAAAGCAGGTGAGGTTTGTGAAAAAGAAGGCATTACACTTTGCTACCATAATCATGACTTTGAATTGGACCGTTTGCCGGACGGAAGAAAAGCCTTGGAATCCATTTTTGAAGAAACGCATGCAGATCATGTAAAAGCAGAGCTGGATGTCTACTGGTTAGCAAAGGCAGGAGAAGAACCGATCGAGTGGATCAACCGTTACAAAGACAGGGCGCCGCTCATTCATTTGAAGGATATGACCAAGGATGAAGAACAATTTTTTGCAGAGCTTGGAACTGGAAGCATTGATATCGATTCCATTCTGCAGATTGGTGAAAACGCAGGAGTAAAGTGGTGGGTGGTTGAACAGGATATGAGCCGCCGCACTCCGTTTGAAAGTGTTGAAATCAGTATGAACTACTTGAAAACAAAGCTGAAAGCAGCTTCTGAACAAAAATAA
- a CDS encoding Gfo/Idh/MocA family protein — MALNVGLVGCGNISTIYLENSRRFSDFTIIACTDLDSVKAKETAVKYGLEHVASVEEMTALPHIDLILNLTVPHAHASVSLQAIAQKKHVYSEKPLAVTFEDGERIMEAARLNQVVVGSAPDTFLGGSIQLAGQLMEDGLIGKPVGASAFMMSRGPESWHPNPEFFYHAGGGPMFDMGPYYITALVSLMGPVKRLTGSARITFPERTITSPAKYGEQILVQVPTHVSGILDFANGASATITTSFDVSGARTPFIEIYGEHGTISLPDPNQFNQPLLVKRHDEEEWKEMKPAGESFDNLRGIGLADMAKAIETGRSPRANGSMALHVLEVMHGIHRSSEQGSHYIMKSVCERPPLLNDFVINQ, encoded by the coding sequence ATGGCATTGAATGTGGGTCTCGTTGGGTGCGGGAATATTAGCACGATTTACTTGGAAAACAGCCGCCGTTTTTCTGATTTTACGATCATTGCCTGTACAGATCTTGATTCTGTGAAGGCTAAAGAAACAGCTGTAAAATACGGACTTGAACATGTGGCAAGTGTTGAAGAGATGACGGCACTGCCGCACATTGATCTCATATTGAACTTAACCGTTCCGCATGCACATGCCTCTGTATCGCTGCAGGCTATAGCACAAAAAAAGCACGTCTATTCGGAAAAACCGCTGGCTGTTACTTTTGAGGATGGAGAACGGATCATGGAAGCAGCACGCCTCAATCAGGTTGTCGTCGGTTCAGCACCGGATACGTTTTTAGGAGGAAGTATTCAGCTTGCGGGACAATTAATGGAAGACGGCCTGATTGGAAAACCAGTCGGTGCGAGTGCTTTTATGATGTCACGGGGACCTGAATCCTGGCATCCAAACCCGGAGTTTTTTTATCATGCGGGCGGCGGTCCAATGTTTGATATGGGGCCTTATTACATTACGGCTTTGGTGAGCTTAATGGGTCCTGTCAAGCGATTAACCGGTTCAGCCAGGATTACTTTTCCAGAAAGAACGATTACCAGTCCGGCCAAGTATGGTGAGCAAATTCTTGTTCAAGTACCAACACATGTATCAGGCATTCTGGACTTCGCAAATGGAGCATCCGCGACCATCACAACAAGCTTTGATGTATCAGGAGCCCGTACACCGTTCATTGAAATTTATGGAGAACATGGAACCATCAGCTTGCCGGATCCAAACCAGTTTAATCAGCCGCTGCTCGTAAAGCGGCATGATGAGGAAGAATGGAAAGAAATGAAGCCTGCCGGAGAAAGCTTTGATAATTTGCGGGGAATTGGCCTTGCAGATATGGCAAAGGCCATTGAAACAGGGAGATCACCGCGTGCAAATGGCAGTATGGCTCTGCATGTGCTGGAAGTTATGCATGGGATTCATCGTTCATCAGAACAGGGAAGCCACTACATAATGAAAAGTGTCTGTGAACGTCCTCCATTGTTAAATGACTTTGTCATCAATCAATAA
- a CDS encoding Gfo/Idh/MocA family protein codes for MEKKLKVAIIGCGGIANGKHLPSLKKIEQVELVAFCDIIKERAVEAAEKFGAEAANVYTDYKELLKDPTIDVVHVCTPNESHAEITVHSLEADKHVMCEKPMAKTSKEAREMVEAAKRTGKKLTIGYQNRFRQDSQYLKQFCQDGGLGDVYYAKALAIRRRAVPTWGVFLDEEKQGGGPLIDIGTHALDLTLWMMNNYKPRVVLGTTFHKLGSRENAANAWGPWDPEKFKVEDSAFGFIVMENGATISLESSWALNTLQIGEAKCVLAGTEGGADMEEGLRINGENFGKLYTQNVDLNATGVSFYEGKQESDADLEARLWIESILKDTEPLVKPEEALVVTEILEAIYESSKTGKAIYFDNGSLQGKDAIEADKVGI; via the coding sequence ATGGAAAAGAAATTGAAGGTCGCGATAATTGGCTGTGGAGGGATCGCAAATGGGAAGCATTTGCCTTCCCTGAAAAAAATTGAACAGGTTGAACTCGTTGCTTTTTGCGATATTATTAAAGAACGGGCAGTAGAGGCTGCAGAAAAGTTTGGAGCAGAAGCGGCAAATGTTTATACGGACTACAAGGAATTATTAAAGGATCCAACTATCGATGTGGTACATGTTTGTACGCCAAATGAGTCTCACGCTGAGATTACGGTTCACTCGCTGGAAGCTGATAAACATGTTATGTGTGAAAAGCCGATGGCGAAAACCTCAAAAGAAGCGAGAGAGATGGTAGAGGCGGCCAAACGGACAGGAAAGAAATTAACAATCGGGTATCAAAATCGTTTTCGTCAGGACAGCCAATATTTAAAACAATTCTGCCAGGACGGGGGTTTGGGGGATGTCTATTATGCAAAGGCATTGGCCATCCGCCGCCGTGCGGTCCCTACCTGGGGCGTATTCCTGGATGAAGAAAAACAAGGCGGCGGCCCTCTGATCGATATCGGAACACATGCACTGGATTTGACTTTATGGATGATGAACAATTACAAGCCGAGAGTAGTGCTTGGAACCACATTTCATAAGCTTGGAAGCCGGGAAAATGCAGCAAATGCCTGGGGTCCATGGGATCCGGAGAAATTTAAAGTGGAAGATTCTGCTTTTGGATTTATTGTCATGGAAAACGGTGCGACCATTTCGCTTGAATCGAGCTGGGCATTAAACACACTGCAAATAGGAGAAGCGAAATGTGTACTTGCGGGTACGGAAGGCGGAGCTGATATGGAAGAAGGGCTTCGAATCAATGGCGAAAACTTCGGGAAATTATATACACAAAACGTAGACCTAAATGCGACAGGCGTCTCTTTTTATGAAGGGAAGCAGGAAAGTGATGCAGACCTGGAAGCAAGGCTGTGGATTGAAAGCATTCTAAAGGATACGGAACCTCTTGTAAAACCGGAAGAAGCCTTAGTCGTTACAGAAATCTTGGAAGCTATCTATGAATCCTCTAAAACAGGAAAAGCGATTTATTTTGACAATGGCTCTTTACAAGGGAAGGATGCCATAGAGGCAGATAAGGTCGGAATCTAA
- a CDS encoding YciI family protein, with product MSDNTLEKKHFLLKIITTRTTFSQDMTEEERNIMGQHVGYWTDKQNQGIAVVFGPVLNPSDPHGIVIVEVENAEQVPTLIAEDPGVIAGILKTEFYPMKAVLRK from the coding sequence ATGTCGGATAACACCTTGGAAAAAAAGCATTTTTTGTTAAAAATCATCACGACCAGAACAACTTTTTCTCAAGACATGACCGAAGAAGAACGAAACATCATGGGGCAGCACGTTGGCTACTGGACAGACAAGCAAAATCAAGGGATTGCTGTGGTTTTCGGACCAGTCCTAAATCCGAGCGACCCACATGGAATCGTCATTGTTGAAGTGGAGAATGCAGAGCAAGTTCCAACACTCATCGCAGAAGACCCTGGTGTCATTGCAGGAATTTTAAAAACGGAATTTTATCCAATGAAGGCTGTGTTACGGAAATAA
- the glmS gene encoding glutamine--fructose-6-phosphate transaminase (isomerizing), which produces MSGIVGYIGNSSAQPILLDCLTHLDYRGYDSAGVAISNLEKIELRKETGRIEDLDASLQIDPILEGHLGIGHTRWASHGAPTILNAHPITDEKERFIVVHNGIIENYLKLKSHLISQGYLFVTDTDTEVIPHLLVEYDTGDVEETVRKVLPMLKGSFALAIMSRNQPDTIIGISQENPLIVGFGNNEAFLSSDIAALLSYTKEIHPIKNGEIAVLRPGEVKIKTIAGDTIHPKKRIIEWHEDDFSLQDYDHYMLKEIMEQPAALKNTLKGRLTETGVQLPELDSFFEEHDVSQFRRIIIVANGTSYHSGLIGKKVMETMLDIPIETAVSSEFCCEHGPLNEKALILIISQSGETADTLSAWSEAKRYGCPTIAITNKRRGNLARKADYTICTNAGPELAVPATKAYTTQITVLLLLSILFTEKTQGPGLNRVPDMIKELHQLPEEVDKTLIMTQDAIDQFAQVTEDQQSLFLIGRGLDYVLALEGALKLQEVAYLHADAYAAGEMKHGTMALITPGVPVIALSTQKHLREKTINNIKELKARDAFVVGVTTIGDDEVSEIVDEVMYIPEAHPYLMPIIAAIPLQLLAYYAGTVRGYNVDRPRNLAKSLTVE; this is translated from the coding sequence GTGAGTGGAATTGTTGGGTATATAGGGAATTCATCAGCTCAGCCTATTCTGTTAGACTGTTTAACCCATTTAGATTACAGGGGCTATGATTCGGCGGGGGTCGCCATTTCCAATTTAGAGAAGATTGAGCTGAGAAAAGAAACAGGTAGGATTGAGGATCTGGATGCGTCTTTACAGATTGATCCCATTTTAGAAGGGCATTTGGGGATCGGCCATACAAGATGGGCTTCTCATGGTGCTCCAACAATTCTTAATGCCCATCCAATTACGGATGAAAAAGAACGCTTTATCGTTGTGCATAATGGCATTATTGAGAATTATCTAAAGCTCAAGAGCCATTTAATCTCGCAGGGCTATTTGTTTGTGACGGACACAGATACAGAAGTGATTCCCCATCTGTTAGTGGAATACGACACTGGGGATGTGGAGGAAACAGTCAGGAAGGTTTTGCCTATGCTGAAGGGATCCTTTGCGCTTGCCATCATGTCAAGGAATCAGCCGGACACGATCATTGGCATTTCACAAGAGAACCCTTTAATTGTAGGGTTTGGAAACAATGAGGCTTTTCTTTCATCAGATATCGCTGCACTTCTTTCCTACACTAAAGAAATTCATCCCATTAAAAATGGGGAAATAGCCGTATTGAGGCCTGGTGAAGTGAAAATAAAAACCATAGCGGGGGACACCATCCATCCGAAAAAACGGATCATTGAATGGCATGAAGATGATTTCAGCCTGCAGGATTATGATCACTATATGCTGAAGGAGATTATGGAGCAGCCTGCAGCCTTGAAAAATACGTTAAAAGGCAGGCTGACTGAAACTGGTGTGCAGCTGCCGGAGCTGGATTCCTTTTTTGAAGAGCACGATGTTTCACAGTTCCGAAGAATCATTATAGTGGCAAATGGAACATCCTATCATTCCGGGCTGATTGGCAAAAAAGTAATGGAAACGATGCTGGACATTCCGATTGAAACAGCTGTTTCGTCTGAGTTTTGCTGTGAGCATGGACCGCTGAATGAGAAAGCCCTAATACTGATTATCAGCCAATCGGGAGAAACAGCGGATACTCTATCTGCCTGGAGTGAGGCAAAACGCTATGGATGCCCGACCATTGCCATTACGAATAAAAGGCGTGGAAATCTTGCGCGGAAAGCGGATTATACCATTTGTACCAATGCAGGACCCGAATTAGCGGTTCCTGCCACCAAAGCCTATACTACGCAAATCACAGTTCTGCTGCTTTTGTCCATTCTCTTTACCGAAAAAACACAGGGACCTGGATTGAATCGTGTTCCTGACATGATTAAGGAACTCCATCAGTTGCCTGAAGAAGTGGATAAAACGCTGATTATGACGCAGGATGCCATTGATCAGTTTGCACAGGTTACAGAGGATCAGCAAAGCTTGTTTTTAATTGGCCGCGGCCTGGATTATGTGCTTGCGCTGGAAGGGGCCCTTAAGCTTCAGGAAGTAGCCTATCTGCATGCAGATGCCTATGCAGCAGGGGAAATGAAACATGGAACGATGGCGTTGATTACGCCGGGTGTTCCCGTGATTGCGCTGTCTACGCAAAAGCATCTCCGGGAAAAAACCATTAATAATATTAAAGAGCTGAAAGCCAGGGATGCTTTTGTTGTCGGAGTGACAACCATTGGGGATGATGAGGTCAGTGAAATCGTGGATGAAGTCATGTATATTCCCGAGGCCCACCCGTACTTGATGCCGATTATTGCGGCCATCCCTTTGCAATTATTAGCCTACTATGCGGGAACGGTGCGCGGCTATAATGTAGACCGGCCGCGCAATTTGGCGAAGAGCTTGACGGTTGAATAA
- a CDS encoding Fur family transcriptional regulator: MLNRSQIKALLNEQKFRLTGEREALLDLFSESSRMLSPAQLHELALEKDVKVGLTTVYRLLEVMTKTGIATPFFIEGVIYYVFCGCDHHHHLVCLSCHQVVDMHQSCPGVEVPDDFQVDHHRLDLFGTCSVCQQSSVGRGTH, translated from the coding sequence ATGTTGAATAGATCACAAATTAAGGCTCTACTTAATGAGCAAAAGTTTCGTTTAACTGGTGAAAGGGAGGCTCTTCTGGATTTATTCTCTGAGTCATCCAGAATGTTATCGCCTGCTCAACTCCATGAGCTAGCACTGGAGAAAGACGTGAAAGTTGGCTTAACAACTGTTTATAGATTGCTAGAAGTTATGACTAAAACGGGAATTGCCACACCTTTTTTTATAGAGGGTGTCATTTATTATGTCTTTTGCGGATGTGACCATCATCATCATTTAGTATGTCTGTCATGCCACCAAGTAGTAGATATGCATCAATCTTGCCCTGGTGTAGAAGTCCCTGATGATTTTCAGGTGGATCATCATCGTCTCGATCTGTTTGGCACATGTTCAGTATGTCAACAATCATCTGTAGGGAGGGGGACTCATTGA